From Thermogemmata fonticola, one genomic window encodes:
- a CDS encoding contact-dependent growth inhibition system immunity protein, which yields MRAKEKYPHLWQFLAGYFHQDFLDDYESPDAAIAAFISEHTPDEIRTVCKELDEVIPLMEQMEDPHKFFSVDLGCEYYTRADGLTEVEWLRHVRKQLGCDQL from the coding sequence ATGAGAGCCAAGGAAAAATATCCCCATCTTTGGCAATTCCTAGCAGGCTATTTTCACCAGGATTTTCTGGATGATTATGAAAGTCCTGATGCAGCAATAGCCGCTTTTATAAGTGAACATACTCCTGATGAGATTCGAACAGTCTGCAAAGAGCTGGACGAGGTGATTCCTTTGATGGAACAAATGGAAGATCCCCACAAATTTTTCTCCGTGGATTTAGGTTGTGAGTATTATACTCGTGCAGATGGCCTGACGGAGGTGGAGTGGTTGCGGCATGTGCGTAAGCAGTTAGGATGTGATCAACTCTAA
- a CDS encoding amidohydrolase family protein, with protein MIDVHIHVTPPNLPAAGPLAPILCDSPERIATVLRREMRHAGIRFACAIGCWSAGQPEDPLGIAASLAVAAQTPGLHVIGVADPTWTDPSQLQKVEQILAQGTVVGLKLYLGYLHYEPSHPHYRPYYELAARYNLPVFLHTGDTFSPKAKLKFAHPLGVDEVAVDHPEVQFVLCHVGNPWMLDAAEVIYKNLNVWADLSGLLIGDEQDFAGEAMQEQAAELAARLVKAIRYSERPNRFLYGSDWPLAPMLAYRSILQRILPPAWHELIFEENARRLFRWR; from the coding sequence ATGATTGATGTGCATATTCATGTCACACCACCGAATCTGCCCGCCGCCGGACCTCTCGCTCCCATCTTGTGTGATTCTCCCGAACGGATTGCCACGGTTTTACGCCGGGAAATGCGTCATGCCGGGATTCGCTTCGCCTGTGCCATCGGCTGTTGGAGCGCGGGCCAGCCAGAGGACCCCTTGGGCATCGCGGCGTCGCTAGCGGTTGCCGCTCAGACGCCCGGACTGCATGTCATCGGCGTGGCTGATCCAACATGGACTGATCCCTCACAGCTCCAAAAAGTCGAACAGATCCTGGCGCAGGGAACCGTCGTAGGCCTTAAGCTCTATTTGGGATACCTTCATTATGAACCATCACATCCTCATTATCGTCCGTATTATGAACTGGCGGCCCGTTATAATCTGCCGGTCTTTCTACACACGGGTGACACTTTCTCGCCCAAGGCGAAGCTGAAATTCGCCCATCCCCTCGGCGTGGACGAAGTAGCGGTGGATCATCCGGAGGTGCAATTTGTTCTCTGTCATGTAGGCAATCCGTGGATGCTCGACGCGGCAGAGGTGATTTACAAGAACCTCAATGTCTGGGCCGACCTTTCCGGTTTATTAATCGGGGATGAGCAGGATTTCGCGGGGGAAGCGATGCAAGAGCAGGCCGCCGAACTGGCCGCCCGCTTAGTCAAGGCCATCCGTTACTCGGAACGTCCCAATCGGTTCCTCTACGGCAGTGACTGGCCATTGGCACCGATGCTGGCGTACCGGAGTATTTTGCAGAGGATCCTCCCGCCTGCCTGGCATGAGTTGATCTTCGAGGAAAACGCCCGCCGCCTGTTCCGCTGGAGGTGA
- a CDS encoding zinc-dependent alcohol dehydrogenase family protein translates to MPMHAWVLDGGFGTEHLRWTKCEIPVPAAGQILVRLHAVSVNYRDVLIVEGSYNPRLSMPRILGSDGAGEVIAVGPDVDRFRVGDRVIGCFMQKWADGPLTDTAARSTLGADRDGTFAQYVLLEQAGAVPLPEDWDYASAATLPCAALTAWNALISGECRPGKTVLLLGTGGVSIFGLQLAKAMGARVLLLSGQEHKRERAAQLGADATANYHTVPEWDRWVREQTEGQGADIVLEVGGAGTLERSLRAVRRGGYIALIGVLAGRGTIDPMPILMKAVRLQGIFVGSRKMFEDMLVFLQQHRLRPVIDRRFPLPELPAALEAMRRGIHFGKIVLDIIPGVPG, encoded by the coding sequence ATGCCAATGCATGCTTGGGTGCTCGACGGCGGTTTCGGAACCGAGCATTTGCGCTGGACCAAATGCGAGATTCCTGTTCCCGCAGCGGGGCAGATTCTCGTGCGGCTCCATGCGGTCTCGGTGAACTATCGCGACGTTCTGATCGTAGAAGGAAGCTACAATCCTCGCTTGTCGATGCCGCGCATCCTCGGTTCGGATGGCGCCGGCGAAGTCATCGCCGTGGGGCCGGATGTCGATCGTTTCCGCGTGGGCGACCGGGTCATCGGCTGCTTCATGCAGAAGTGGGCGGACGGCCCGCTGACAGACACGGCGGCCCGCTCGACTCTCGGTGCCGATCGCGATGGGACATTTGCCCAATATGTCTTGCTCGAGCAGGCCGGTGCTGTGCCGCTGCCGGAGGATTGGGATTACGCCAGCGCCGCCACCCTGCCCTGTGCGGCCTTGACTGCCTGGAATGCCTTGATCAGCGGCGAATGCCGACCGGGTAAGACGGTCCTGTTGCTGGGAACGGGCGGCGTGTCCATCTTCGGCTTGCAGTTGGCCAAAGCAATGGGAGCGCGCGTGCTGCTGCTGTCCGGCCAGGAACACAAGCGGGAACGGGCTGCTCAATTGGGGGCGGACGCCACAGCCAATTACCACACGGTGCCGGAATGGGATCGGTGGGTCCGCGAACAAACGGAAGGACAAGGTGCGGACATCGTTCTGGAAGTCGGCGGTGCCGGCACCCTGGAGCGCTCGCTGCGGGCGGTGCGCCGCGGAGGGTACATCGCCTTGATTGGCGTGCTGGCGGGCCGAGGAACTATCGACCCCATGCCGATCCTCATGAAAGCGGTCCGGCTCCAGGGCATCTTCGTCGGCTCCCGAAAAATGTTCGAGGACATGCTCGTCTTCCTCCAGCAGCATCGCCTCCGCCCCGTCATCGATCGCCGTTTCCCGCTCCCGGAATTGCCCGCAGCACTCGAAGCGATGCGCCGGGGGATCCACTTCGGCAAAATCGTGCTCGACATCATTCCGGGCGTACCCGGATAA
- a CDS encoding WD40 repeat domain-containing serine/threonine protein kinase, with amino-acid sequence MADSTDSLKLDDYLARLLAALDSGVEGGNSHAPTVDLSARQGLPSQGGPQAEAAIPVSHEGSLSEVIPGPGNAGVPLRVAPGSPLRIGRFELRRQLGKGGCGIVFLAFDPKLQREVALKIPRPEMLLSADARKRLIREAQAAAEFDHPNLVPVYETGEFGPLCYIATAFCPGQTLGQWLEKQAFPVPVRQAARLVAIVAEAVQHAHDRGVLHRDLKPNNIILQPVREDPLAEEPPVGSCQLRGEYFIPRVVDFGLAKLMERGEPSDTRTWQILGTPKYMAPEQALAKHRDLGPAADVYALGAILYELLTGCAPYDGATDVEVLRQVIDGQLNPPRQIRPDIPRDLEAICLKAMEKNPGRRYRTAIDLADDLRRFLDGKPTIARPLNWLGRVARWARRNDQLVALIIVSAIAVVMIGVGTWYMGETRRLKNDQERARSDQELRARLERQRDYAQYIYATFLSLRSGNRDEAKDYLEAARMIATYLNEPLDFPYRHLSRLVQLPRQDIPTFANRVTALAVSADLRYLCWAYPDGTLTLWDIAQSRPVQTWKHTTQEMQNAGKTSLHLAFVGPQSKTLLVCNETAEAPHLSVWTLHSEGTMAPLANLPAVFQSPWLRCATSPDGRFSCVEHRDGTVLLWDWFEQKVAAQTRWPQSVKEMHVRTLPSGCEVAFATRDGTVGLWDGRSPPRMLPPLDNSSRITSLAFTAEGKIALGSNTGLWILEKGKQWKQQGNSPVRWVFSSPHGLLTYVKPGRFSLQQEARFWEWPVVEHGEITTAALDANGRLLCTAGEDGFVRLWRIPGDPHELGVLQVPLIQGVFVSEESPQGVLLDAQKRFFPLADSQNAPLPSPSLPILDAFLTQDGSLRVFLADGSTIRDEQWTGPKRRLVRQWRLPPAAQVRWAKFSRPAGHLLAADHLGRLYLWNTADVPSAAPSIIETSSGKVVAEAVLARDASLLAARWDRSAISIWSVAENSWKLTLSIPDATDFCFVENSGFLATAGERGAIRLWSLESGREAATFLGHIGAATCLALSPDQRTLISGGANGEVIFWDLRAQREVFRQRRHDGPVRHIRFANRGRWLITATSDQVALWQTSE; translated from the coding sequence ATGGCGGACTCGACCGACTCGCTCAAACTCGACGACTATCTGGCTCGACTGCTGGCCGCCCTCGACTCCGGAGTCGAAGGGGGGAACAGTCACGCCCCAACCGTGGACCTTTCGGCTCGGCAGGGTCTGCCGTCGCAGGGAGGTCCTCAGGCTGAGGCGGCAATCCCCGTGTCTCATGAGGGATCACTGAGCGAGGTCATACCGGGTCCGGGGAATGCGGGCGTTCCCCTGCGTGTAGCGCCGGGGTCCCCCTTGCGTATTGGCCGCTTTGAGCTGCGCCGCCAGTTGGGCAAGGGGGGGTGTGGTATCGTCTTTCTGGCCTTCGATCCGAAATTGCAGCGGGAAGTCGCCTTGAAAATCCCTCGCCCCGAGATGCTCTTGAGCGCGGACGCCCGCAAGCGATTGATCCGAGAAGCCCAAGCGGCGGCGGAATTCGATCATCCGAACCTGGTGCCAGTGTATGAAACGGGCGAGTTCGGTCCGCTGTGCTACATCGCCACAGCCTTCTGTCCGGGTCAGACTCTGGGCCAGTGGCTGGAGAAACAAGCCTTCCCGGTCCCTGTGCGTCAGGCGGCCCGCTTGGTCGCCATTGTCGCCGAGGCGGTTCAACATGCCCACGATCGCGGCGTCCTCCATCGGGACCTCAAACCGAACAACATCATCCTTCAACCGGTCCGAGAGGATCCCCTGGCGGAAGAGCCTCCGGTCGGCTCCTGCCAACTCCGCGGAGAATACTTCATTCCGCGGGTCGTAGACTTTGGCTTGGCTAAGCTCATGGAACGCGGTGAGCCATCCGATACGCGTACTTGGCAGATTCTCGGCACGCCGAAATACATGGCCCCCGAACAAGCTCTAGCCAAGCATCGGGATTTAGGTCCGGCCGCGGATGTCTATGCCCTGGGTGCCATCCTCTATGAACTCCTCACCGGTTGTGCTCCCTACGACGGTGCGACGGATGTCGAAGTGCTCCGCCAAGTCATCGATGGGCAGCTCAATCCGCCCCGCCAAATCCGGCCGGACATTCCCCGAGACTTGGAAGCCATTTGCCTCAAGGCGATGGAAAAGAATCCAGGCCGGCGCTATCGCACCGCGATCGACCTGGCCGATGATCTGCGGCGCTTTCTCGATGGCAAACCCACAATCGCCCGGCCGCTCAATTGGCTGGGACGCGTGGCTCGCTGGGCACGGCGGAACGATCAACTCGTCGCCTTGATCATCGTCAGTGCCATCGCGGTTGTTATGATCGGTGTGGGTACTTGGTACATGGGGGAGACACGCCGGCTCAAAAACGACCAGGAACGGGCGCGATCCGACCAAGAGCTACGCGCCCGCTTGGAACGTCAACGGGACTATGCCCAATACATCTATGCCACTTTCCTCTCCCTTCGCAGCGGCAATCGTGATGAAGCCAAGGATTACTTAGAAGCGGCCCGGATGATTGCGACGTACCTCAACGAACCTCTGGACTTTCCCTATCGCCACCTGAGCCGCCTGGTCCAGCTCCCACGCCAGGATATTCCTACTTTCGCAAACCGTGTCACTGCTTTGGCGGTTTCCGCGGACCTCCGCTACCTCTGCTGGGCATATCCCGATGGTACCCTCACACTCTGGGACATCGCCCAGTCCCGACCCGTGCAAACGTGGAAGCATACCACCCAGGAGATGCAGAATGCTGGGAAAACCTCGCTCCACCTCGCGTTTGTGGGACCCCAGTCCAAAACCCTGCTGGTGTGCAACGAGACGGCGGAGGCGCCCCACCTCAGCGTCTGGACCCTCCACTCCGAGGGTACGATGGCCCCACTTGCGAATCTTCCCGCCGTTTTCCAAAGCCCCTGGCTCCGTTGTGCGACCAGTCCCGATGGCCGTTTCAGTTGCGTCGAACATCGTGACGGCACTGTCCTCCTCTGGGATTGGTTCGAGCAGAAAGTGGCGGCGCAAACCCGCTGGCCTCAGAGCGTGAAGGAGATGCATGTGCGCACCCTGCCCTCCGGTTGTGAGGTGGCATTCGCCACCCGTGATGGAACAGTTGGGCTGTGGGATGGCCGTTCGCCCCCGCGGATGTTGCCTCCCCTCGATAACTCCTCACGCATCACCTCTCTCGCCTTCACAGCGGAGGGCAAAATTGCCTTGGGCAGCAACACCGGCTTATGGATTCTGGAGAAAGGTAAGCAGTGGAAGCAGCAGGGGAACTCGCCCGTTCGTTGGGTCTTTTCTTCCCCCCACGGTCTGTTGACTTATGTCAAGCCAGGGCGGTTTTCTCTTCAGCAGGAAGCCCGATTCTGGGAATGGCCCGTGGTGGAACATGGCGAGATCACGACGGCCGCACTCGATGCCAACGGGCGCTTGCTTTGCACTGCCGGTGAAGACGGCTTCGTGAGACTCTGGCGGATTCCCGGAGATCCCCACGAGCTGGGGGTTTTACAAGTTCCCCTCATCCAGGGTGTGTTCGTATCTGAAGAGTCTCCCCAAGGCGTGTTGCTTGATGCTCAGAAACGGTTTTTTCCTCTGGCTGATTCTCAGAATGCTCCTCTGCCCTCGCCCTCGCTCCCGATCCTCGATGCTTTCCTGACGCAGGACGGTTCCCTCCGAGTCTTTCTAGCGGACGGCTCCACGATTCGCGACGAGCAATGGACAGGCCCAAAGCGGCGGCTTGTCCGCCAGTGGCGCCTTCCTCCGGCAGCGCAAGTGCGTTGGGCCAAATTCTCCAGGCCGGCCGGCCACCTTCTCGCGGCTGATCACTTGGGCCGGCTGTACCTGTGGAATACCGCAGACGTACCCTCCGCAGCCCCGTCGATCATCGAGACCTCCAGCGGCAAGGTTGTGGCTGAAGCAGTCCTGGCTCGCGACGCTTCGTTGCTGGCAGCTCGCTGGGATCGATCGGCGATCAGCATATGGTCCGTGGCGGAGAATAGTTGGAAGCTCACCTTGTCCATTCCCGATGCGACCGATTTTTGTTTCGTGGAAAATAGCGGTTTTCTAGCGACGGCGGGCGAACGAGGGGCCATCCGCTTGTGGTCGCTGGAAAGCGGCCGGGAGGCGGCCACGTTCCTGGGACACATCGGTGCTGCCACCTGTCTTGCGCTGTCTCCAGATCAGCGCACTCTGATCAGCGGTGGAGCCAACGGCGAGGTAATTTTCTGGGATTTGCGAGCACAGCGGGAAGTCTTTCGTCAGCGCCGCCACGATGGACCCGTGCGCCACATTCGCTTCGCCAATCGAGGGCGCTGGCTCATCACCGCCACGTCCGATCAGGTCGCCCTCTGGCAAACTAGCGAATGA